A single genomic interval of Ammospiza caudacuta isolate bAmmCau1 chromosome 19, bAmmCau1.pri, whole genome shotgun sequence harbors:
- the COIL gene encoding coilin → MMAASGGGGGPVRLRLVFDHPPPASPGCALCWLLLEPGQARLVTDLLSLIRHRFGFSRRARLSLFLEGALLPPAESARLVRDNDSLRVKLEEIVADDYEEIDDGFIYTTKEDKKRHRHKEDEEELSRNEGKHKRKKKKEKHNLEYSSCREETSVDTWDSQKRYTKRKRKEEVRGRNKLAEGKEESSTSHSKKMKKTEREKELATKKKDEKQTKVAATKMALEQANENFSLNSGKNSTKKITTQSRKKRVGPSDTSSTSSDSDSSELNVKENKSSHKPVVVTLPKDKSQAASDSDVKTNKVTVKSNTEKTKTAISKNAKKTQSSSSDSDSSTEDEKVTPAQDSTAKEKSVPNHVVAVKASTKAPKAQSSSSDSDSSDSETLVIKKSAAGAGLGNSIVRNCTRQLPASVQGSFGSPSRGRGRGTGEDPFWRGPRGRGFRGMMRGHGRGANPGCFYNYSSEGHKQRQLNEAATNTSVLVQNPVEFPKRDYSVLPLLAAPPQVGERIAFKRLELTENYSPEISDYKEAKIISWNDEKKQIELEILSSSAGQFAKEPGKFDLVYQSADGEELIEYAVPQDTKITESWDALIEPRLIVEPPVNGSSLENGTSRM, encoded by the exons atgaTGGCGgccagcggcggcggcggcggcccggTGCGGCTGCGGCTGGTGTTCGACCACCCTCCGCCGGCCAGCCCGGGCTGCGcgctgtgctggctgctgctggagccggGCCAGGCGCGGCTCGTCACCGACCTGCTCAGCCTCATCCGCCACCGCTTCGGCTTCAGCCGCCGCGCCCGCCTCAGCCTCTTCCTCGAGGGGGCGCTGCTGCCGCCCGCCGAGAGCGCGCGCCTCGTGCGGGACAACGACTCGCTGCG agtaAAATTGGAAGAGATAGTTGCAGATGATTATGAAGAGATAGATGATGGCTTTATTTACACAacaaaagaagacaaaaaaaggcacagacacaaggaggatgaggaagaatTGTCTAGGAATGAAGGCAagcataaaaggaaaaagaaaaaggagaagcacAACCTTGAGTATTCCTCTTGTAGGGAAGAGACCTCTGTAGATACTTGGGACTCTCAGAAAAGGTACAcgaaaagaaaaagaaaggaagaagttAGGGGAAGAAATAAACTCGCAGAAGGTAAGGAAGAGAGCTCTACTTCCCATtctaaaaagatgaaaaaaacagagagggagaaggagtTGGCAACAAAAAAGAAGGATGAAAAGCAGACAAAGGTTGCTGCAACAAAGATGGCTTTAGAACAGGCAAATGAGAACTTTTCTCTAAATTCTGGTAAAAATAGCACCAAAAAGATCACAACACAGTCCAGGAAAAAGAGGGTGGGACCTTCAGATACCTCCAGCACATCGTctgacagtgacagcagtgaattaaatgtgaaggaaaataaatcttccCATAAACCTGTAGTGGTGACACTTCCCAAAGACAAATCCCAAGCTGCTTCAGATTCTGATGTGAAAACTAATAAAGTGACTGTAAAGTCTAACACTGAAAAGACTAAGACTGCAATTAgtaaaaatgctaaaaaaactCAGTCTTCTAGTTCAGATTCTGACTCGAGTACAGAGGATGAGAAGGTGACACCAGCACAAGACAGCACTGCAAAGGAAAAATCAGTGCCAAACCATGTGGTGGCTGTAAAAGCCAGCACCAAGGCTCccaaagcacagagctcctcttcAGACTCTGATAGTTCAGATTCAGAGACACTGGTCATTAAAAAGTCTGCAGCAGGTGCTGGACTGGGTAATTCCATAGTAAGGAACTGCACTAGACAGTTGCCAGCCAGTGTGCAAGGATCCTTTGGCAGCCCGAGCCGTGGAAGGGGGCGTGGAACGGGAGAGGATCCCTTCTGGAGAGGCCCCAGGGGCCGTGGGTTTCGTGGGATGATGAGGGGCCATGGGAGAGGAGCAAACCCTGGCTGCTTCTATAACTACAGCAGTGAAGGCCACAAACAGAGGCAGTTAAATGAAGCTGCGACAAACACTTCTGTCCTTGTCCAG AATCCCGTGGAGTTTCCCAAGAGAGACTATAGTGTTTTACCTCTTCTAGCTGCTCCACCCCAAGTGGGAGAAAGAATTGCCTTTAAG CGCCTGGAACTAACTGAAAATTACAGTCCTGAAATTTCTGACTATAAG GAGGCAAAAATAATCAGTTGGAATGATGAAAAAAAGCAGATTGAACTGGAGATCCTTTCATCATCAGCAGGACAAT tTGCTAAGGAGCCAGGGAAGTTTGACCTGGTGTACCAGTCTGCGGACGGAGAGGAGCTGATCGAGTACGCCGTGCCCCAGGACACCAAG ATAACTGAAAGCTGGGATGCACTGATAGAGCCAAGACTGATTGTGGAGCCTCCAGTTAATGGATCCAGCCTTGAAAATGGAACATCTAGGATGTGA